One stretch of Synechococcus sp. MU1617 DNA includes these proteins:
- a CDS encoding nuclease → MIRFVLIGFLLLLWAVPVQAAEVLQVRSSSLLQVGDHNRTYTVALSCAAVDASQEAEATAWLRQELPRRRKVNLRPVGSSEGQLMARVTPIGAERDLSAGLIAAGLASNSCGVDG, encoded by the coding sequence TTGATTCGTTTTGTCTTAATCGGCTTTTTGCTGCTGCTTTGGGCCGTGCCTGTACAGGCTGCTGAGGTGCTTCAGGTGCGCAGCAGTTCACTGCTGCAGGTTGGCGATCACAACCGCACCTACACCGTTGCCCTCTCCTGTGCTGCCGTTGATGCGAGCCAGGAAGCCGAGGCCACCGCATGGCTGCGTCAGGAGCTGCCGCGCCGCCGCAAGGTCAATTTGCGGCCGGTCGGCTCCAGTGAGGGTCAGCTGATGGCTCGGGTGACCCCGATAGGTGCTGAGCGTGACCTCAGCGCTGGCTTGATTGCCGCTGGTTTGGCCAGCAACAGCTGTGGGGTTGATGGCTGA
- a CDS encoding GIVxVP protein, translated as MADNRIARGIVLVPCLLLGAAFLATAAWGQGAAAENRTLAIGIGAGLLLAGGLSQLGGGSETSVTKPDESDPSP; from the coding sequence ATGGCTGATAACCGCATTGCCAGGGGGATTGTGTTGGTGCCCTGCCTGCTGCTTGGGGCTGCCTTTCTGGCCACAGCCGCCTGGGGGCAGGGCGCCGCAGCTGAAAATCGCACCCTGGCCATTGGCATTGGTGCTGGCTTGCTTTTGGCTGGTGGTTTGTCCCAGTTGGGCGGCGGCTCTGAGACCTCTGTGACAAAACCAGACGAGTCAGACCCCTCTCCCTAA